The Ralstonia wenshanensis genome includes a region encoding these proteins:
- a CDS encoding enolase C-terminal domain-like protein, with the protein MTFQSIESGARTHTPRVTEMQVIPVAGRDSMLLNLCGAHAPFFTRNLVILKDNAGRTGVGEVPGGEGIRRALERVIPLVVGQSIGRTNGVLNSIRQALAGGGNAAHQATVHQVTSASEAAVLRQPHEINLRMDNVITAVEAALLDLLGQFLEVPVAELLGAGQQRDSAPMLAYLFYVGDRRKTDLPYLDGASGADDWLRLRHEAAMTPAAIARLAEAATERYGFADFKLKGGVMPGAEEMEAIAAIKARFPQARVTLDPNGAWSLNEAIALCKGQGHLLAYAEDPCGPEAGYSGREVMAEFKRATGIPTATNMIATDWRQMGHAVQLHAVDIPLADPHFWTMQGSVRVAQLCDEWGLTWGSHSNNHFDVSLAMFTHVAAAAPGNITAIDTHWIWQEAEERLTREPLRIQGGHVAVPERPGLGIEIDMDRVMAAHALYKILGPGARDDAMAMQYLVPGWTYDPKRPSLGR; encoded by the coding sequence GTGACGTTCCAATCGATCGAGTCCGGCGCACGCACGCACACGCCGCGTGTGACGGAGATGCAGGTGATCCCGGTCGCAGGCCGCGACAGCATGCTGCTGAACCTGTGCGGCGCGCATGCTCCGTTCTTTACGCGCAATCTCGTCATCCTGAAGGACAACGCCGGGCGTACCGGCGTGGGCGAGGTGCCTGGCGGGGAGGGCATCCGTCGGGCGCTGGAGCGCGTGATTCCGCTGGTGGTTGGTCAATCGATCGGTCGTACCAACGGTGTGCTGAACAGCATTCGCCAGGCGCTGGCCGGTGGCGGCAATGCCGCGCATCAGGCGACGGTGCACCAGGTGACCTCCGCTTCGGAAGCCGCCGTGCTGCGCCAGCCGCACGAGATCAACCTGCGCATGGACAACGTCATCACGGCGGTGGAAGCCGCGCTGCTCGACCTGCTTGGCCAGTTTCTGGAGGTGCCGGTGGCAGAGCTGCTGGGCGCCGGTCAGCAGCGCGATAGCGCGCCGATGCTCGCCTACCTGTTCTACGTGGGCGATCGCCGCAAGACCGATCTGCCTTACCTGGATGGCGCCAGCGGCGCCGACGACTGGCTACGCCTGCGCCACGAAGCCGCCATGACGCCCGCCGCCATCGCCCGCCTGGCCGAAGCCGCCACCGAGCGCTACGGCTTTGCCGATTTCAAGCTCAAGGGCGGCGTGATGCCCGGCGCTGAAGAGATGGAAGCGATTGCCGCCATCAAGGCACGCTTCCCGCAAGCCCGTGTGACGCTGGACCCGAATGGCGCATGGTCGCTGAACGAGGCGATTGCGCTGTGCAAGGGCCAAGGGCATCTGCTGGCCTATGCCGAAGACCCGTGCGGCCCCGAAGCCGGCTACTCGGGCCGTGAAGTGATGGCCGAATTCAAGCGCGCCACCGGCATCCCGACGGCCACCAACATGATTGCTACCGATTGGCGCCAGATGGGCCACGCCGTCCAGCTGCACGCGGTCGATATTCCGCTGGCCGATCCGCATTTCTGGACCATGCAAGGCTCCGTGCGCGTTGCGCAGTTGTGCGACGAGTGGGGCCTGACGTGGGGCTCGCACTCCAACAACCATTTCGACGTGTCGCTGGCGATGTTCACGCATGTGGCCGCAGCGGCGCCGGGCAACATCACGGCCATCGACACGCACTGGATCTGGCAGGAAGCCGAGGAGCGCCTGACGCGCGAGCCGCTGCGCATCCAGGGTGGCCATGTGGCCGTGCCGGAGCGCCCGGGCCTCGGTATCGAAATCGACATGGACCGCGTCATGGCGGCCCATGCGCTGTACAAGATTTTGGGCCCCGGCGCGCGTGACGACGCCATGGCCATGCAATACCTCGTGCCGGGCTGGACGTACGATCCGAAACGTCCGAGCCTGGGGCGTTGA
- a CDS encoding MFS transporter: MDIKAPAVGAQAVPRAERMSRVRFVILAMLFIVTTINYADRATISIAGSAMQKELGIDAVSLGYIFSAFGWAYVIAQIPGGWLLDRFGSKRVYTFSILLWSLFTLAQGAIGFFTGATAIIMVFCLRFLVGAAEAPSFPANSRIVAAWFPANERGTAAAIFNSAQYAATVVFAPLMAWLVHAFGWHHVFIVMGVIGIVMAVVWKSFVHEPKDHPGVNRAEIEYIEAGGGLVNMDRAGVAKAEGPKLGYVKQLLQNRMLMGVYIAQYCINALTYFFITWFPVYLVQARGMSILKAGIVASIPAVCGFLGGILGGIISDALLRRGASLSVARKVPIVLGMLLSMTMVICNYVDAQAIVVAVMALSFFGKGLGALGWAVNSDTAPKQIAGLSGALMNTFGNLSSITTPIAIGYIVNTTGSFNGALVYVGIHAAVAIVCYLFMVGEIKRVELKPL; the protein is encoded by the coding sequence ATGGACATCAAAGCCCCTGCAGTGGGAGCACAGGCCGTTCCGCGCGCTGAGCGCATGAGCCGCGTGCGTTTCGTGATCCTCGCGATGCTGTTCATCGTGACGACCATCAACTACGCCGATCGGGCGACCATCTCCATTGCCGGCTCGGCCATGCAGAAGGAACTCGGCATCGATGCCGTGTCGCTTGGCTATATTTTCTCGGCGTTCGGGTGGGCCTACGTGATTGCCCAGATTCCGGGCGGCTGGCTGCTTGACCGCTTCGGTTCCAAGCGCGTGTACACGTTCAGCATTCTGCTGTGGTCGCTGTTCACACTGGCGCAGGGCGCGATCGGCTTCTTTACCGGCGCCACCGCCATCATCATGGTGTTCTGCCTGCGCTTCCTGGTAGGGGCGGCAGAGGCGCCGTCCTTCCCAGCCAACAGCCGTATCGTGGCAGCCTGGTTTCCGGCCAATGAGCGCGGCACCGCAGCGGCCATCTTCAACTCTGCGCAATATGCCGCCACGGTGGTGTTTGCCCCGCTGATGGCCTGGCTGGTGCACGCGTTCGGCTGGCATCACGTGTTTATCGTGATGGGCGTGATCGGCATCGTCATGGCGGTCGTGTGGAAATCCTTCGTGCACGAACCGAAGGACCACCCGGGCGTGAACCGCGCCGAAATCGAGTACATCGAAGCCGGGGGCGGCCTGGTCAACATGGACCGCGCGGGCGTGGCCAAGGCCGAGGGGCCGAAGCTCGGCTACGTGAAGCAGCTCCTGCAGAACCGCATGCTGATGGGTGTGTACATCGCGCAGTACTGCATCAATGCGCTCACGTACTTCTTCATCACGTGGTTTCCGGTGTATCTGGTGCAAGCGCGCGGGATGTCGATCCTGAAGGCGGGCATCGTCGCGTCGATTCCCGCGGTGTGCGGTTTCCTGGGCGGCATTCTGGGCGGGATCATTTCTGACGCGCTGCTTCGCCGTGGTGCTTCACTGTCGGTGGCGCGCAAGGTGCCCATCGTGCTGGGCATGCTGCTCTCCATGACCATGGTGATCTGCAACTACGTCGACGCGCAAGCCATCGTGGTGGCGGTGATGGCGCTGTCGTTCTTCGGCAAGGGCCTCGGGGCGCTGGGCTGGGCCGTGAACTCGGATACGGCGCCCAAGCAGATCGCCGGCTTGTCGGGCGCGCTGATGAACACGTTCGGCAACCTGTCGAGCATCACCACGCCCATCGCCATCGGTTACATCGTCAACACCACGGGTTCGTTCAACGGTGCGCTGGTGTACGTCGGTATCCACGCGGCGGTTGCCATCGTCTGCTACCTGTTCATGGTGGGCGAGATCAAGCGTGTGGAACTCAAGCCGCTGTAA